A genomic stretch from Thermonema lapsum includes:
- a CDS encoding bifunctional phosphoglucose/phosphomannose isomerase, whose protein sequence is MATNSMKALIEGFASQLQKALAIAQKVNFSFKPDSIQQIVVTGLGGSGIGGNLLQFFAQDILQVPVLVNKTYNLPTFVNKQTLVIASSFSGDTEETLYALQEAIERQAQILCITSGGKLLNIAKEKGFDYIQIPQESPCPRAFLGYSLIQLMAVLKHFAPNFDLEHEVLHVCRQLELYRTQIQEEAQQLAKLFHKRLPIVYADERWYPAILRLQQQINENAKQLCHVNVFPEMNHNELVGWGLDKAQYRNIAVLMLRSNLDHPRVKIRMDICKPIFAQKAAQVYEVSTHGQSYFEQMLYVIHLFDWASFYLAELNGVDAFPVDVINYLKSSLAKYESQAK, encoded by the coding sequence ATGGCTACAAACTCTATGAAAGCGTTGATTGAAGGCTTTGCCTCTCAGCTGCAAAAAGCCTTGGCTATAGCACAAAAGGTAAATTTCTCGTTTAAGCCCGACAGCATACAGCAAATAGTGGTTACCGGCTTGGGAGGCTCAGGTATTGGGGGCAACCTGCTACAATTTTTTGCACAAGATATACTTCAGGTACCCGTATTGGTCAATAAGACCTACAATCTACCCACTTTTGTGAATAAACAAACCCTAGTAATTGCCAGCTCTTTTTCGGGCGATACAGAGGAGACCTTGTACGCACTACAAGAAGCCATAGAGCGCCAAGCGCAAATATTGTGCATCACCTCGGGCGGTAAACTGCTGAATATAGCCAAAGAAAAGGGCTTTGATTACATACAAATACCACAAGAATCGCCCTGCCCGCGCGCCTTTTTAGGCTACTCTTTGATTCAGCTCATGGCTGTACTCAAACACTTTGCACCGAACTTTGACCTTGAACATGAAGTGCTGCATGTATGCCGCCAATTGGAGCTTTACCGCACACAGATACAGGAAGAAGCCCAGCAATTGGCAAAGCTTTTCCATAAGCGCCTGCCCATTGTCTATGCCGATGAGCGCTGGTATCCTGCCATCTTGCGGTTGCAACAACAAATCAACGAAAATGCCAAACAGTTGTGCCATGTGAATGTATTCCCGGAGATGAACCACAACGAACTGGTGGGCTGGGGACTGGACAAAGCACAATACCGGAACATAGCCGTGCTGATGCTGCGCAGCAATCTGGACCATCCGCGTGTCAAAATACGCATGGATATATGTAAGCCCATTTTTGCGCAGAAAGCCGCGCAAGTATATGAGGTAAGTACTCATGGGCAAAGCTACTTCGAACAGATGCTGTATGTCATACACCTCTTTGACTGGGCATCGTTCTATCTGGCGGAACTGAACGGCGTGGACGCTTTCCCTGTTGATGTAATAAACTACCTGAAAAGCAGCTTAGCCAAATATGAAAGCCAGGCAAAATAG
- a CDS encoding YraN family protein: MKKTSRQNGHRGEALAAAFLQQKGYRIEARNWRYGHYEIDLIARTGNLLVFVEVKSRRSTAFGFPEQFVSHAQAARIMEAAEAYILERAWCGNIRFDIIAIKLVSSGQHLIEHFEDVFS, from the coding sequence ATGAAAAAAACAAGCCGCCAGAATGGGCACAGAGGCGAAGCTTTGGCTGCTGCTTTTCTGCAGCAAAAAGGTTACCGTATTGAAGCACGCAATTGGCGCTATGGGCATTATGAAATAGACCTCATTGCTCGCACGGGCAATTTATTGGTGTTTGTGGAGGTAAAAAGCCGGCGCAGTACAGCTTTTGGCTTCCCCGAGCAGTTTGTCAGCCATGCACAGGCAGCGCGCATCATGGAAGCGGCAGAAGCCTACATCCTCGAACGAGCGTGGTGTGGAAATATTCGCTTCGATATAATCGCCATAAAGCTTGTATCTTCGGGGCAGCATTTGATTGAACACTTCGAAGACGTTTTTTCATAA
- a CDS encoding phosphatase PAP2 family protein has protein sequence MNAFWQPIEEWDVHFILWVHRHHHPWADVLMTAASATWTWLPLYVLLLWGLWKEQRATVKLLWHVVAVALVVLLADQLTSTLMKPFFERLRPCHHPDLQPYLLLPDGCGGRFGFASSHAANTFGVATFFVLLWHKQTPWVHGLWLWAAVVAFSRVYLGKHYLSDVIVGAMVGSLAAYAVFYVLSVVFKKRAYPDEG, from the coding sequence ATGAATGCTTTTTGGCAACCAATAGAAGAGTGGGATGTTCACTTTATCTTGTGGGTGCATCGCCACCACCATCCTTGGGCAGATGTATTGATGACTGCCGCTTCTGCCACATGGACTTGGCTACCACTGTATGTTTTGTTGTTGTGGGGGTTATGGAAAGAGCAGCGTGCCACAGTAAAGCTGCTTTGGCATGTTGTAGCAGTAGCCTTGGTGGTGCTTTTGGCAGACCAATTGACCTCTACGCTGATGAAGCCTTTTTTTGAGCGTTTGCGTCCATGCCATCACCCCGATTTGCAGCCTTACCTCTTGCTACCTGACGGCTGCGGAGGGCGCTTTGGTTTTGCCTCTTCTCATGCAGCCAATACCTTTGGGGTTGCTACTTTTTTTGTGTTGCTTTGGCACAAGCAAACCCCCTGGGTGCACGGCTTGTGGCTATGGGCTGCAGTAGTGGCTTTTAGCAGGGTGTACTTAGGCAAGCACTACCTGAGCGATGTGATAGTGGGCGCCATGGTAGGAAGCTTGGCGGCTTATGCAGTCTTCTACGTTTTGTCAGTGGTCTTTAAAAAAAGAGCCTATCCCGATGAGGGTTGA
- a CDS encoding GNAT family N-acetyltransferase: MRVELLPLNEARPLLHTMPIAFLPSLFCKEAYAHSYTEGNVFVGVAHDTKQIHALIYLYEGEQRCFFSPRFLTFGGWEGSRWFTTKQWGLLLECTIRFLRQQQASCLRISLPPDFYPICTPPQQIWRKLSLGIKEVREIEDVCHYIEVKNTPLRVRMSRGQRRYLSIPCRQGWQLRRRPATEVDWQEFYALLQLNRQTRNIPLSISFERLCRSVTIAGDALQLFELRDTQGTLLAACIALWVHPQVLYYFLPCNHPHYYVFSPMVPLLNAMYEYAQQEGISFLDLGISSVEGIINEGLSAFKERMGANRGSKKTLIISL, translated from the coding sequence ATGAGGGTTGAGTTGTTGCCACTGAACGAAGCGCGCCCTTTGTTGCACACCATGCCCATTGCCTTCTTGCCTTCACTTTTCTGCAAGGAAGCATATGCACATTCTTATACCGAAGGCAATGTGTTTGTAGGTGTTGCACATGACACAAAGCAAATACATGCTCTGATTTACTTATATGAAGGGGAGCAAAGATGTTTTTTTAGCCCTCGCTTCCTTACCTTTGGAGGTTGGGAAGGAAGTCGTTGGTTCACTACCAAGCAATGGGGGCTATTGCTTGAGTGTACTATACGCTTCCTGAGACAGCAACAGGCGTCATGCTTACGAATAAGCTTGCCCCCAGACTTTTATCCTATATGTACGCCACCGCAACAGATATGGCGCAAATTGTCCCTTGGAATCAAAGAAGTTAGAGAAATAGAAGATGTATGCCACTATATAGAGGTGAAGAACACACCTTTGCGCGTACGCATGAGCCGTGGGCAGCGTCGCTATTTGAGCATACCTTGCCGGCAGGGGTGGCAGTTGCGTAGGCGACCTGCCACCGAAGTGGACTGGCAAGAGTTTTATGCTCTACTGCAACTAAACAGGCAGACAAGAAATATTCCATTAAGCATCTCTTTTGAGCGTCTGTGCCGTTCGGTTACTATAGCAGGCGATGCATTGCAACTGTTTGAATTGCGCGACACCCAAGGCACCCTGCTGGCAGCATGCATTGCCCTTTGGGTGCATCCGCAGGTACTCTACTATTTTTTACCTTGCAACCATCCGCACTACTACGTCTTTAGTCCTATGGTGCCGCTTTTGAATGCTATGTATGAATATGCCCAGCAAGAAGGAATTTCTTTTTTGGATTTGGGAATTTCTTCGGTAGAAGGCATCATAAACGAGGGACTGAGTGCGTTTAAGGAAAGGATGGGCGCCAATCGTGGAAGTAAAAAAACATTGATAATCAGCCTGTAA
- a CDS encoding anthranilate synthase component I family protein, producing MMPLSSVNTPKKHRLRTRLHRQLADTHTPVNLYLKLRDKFVNTLLLESSDYHGGENSYSYICVAPIARFAVHNYEIQTTYPDGSSYRQVVEQPEQVLQSLLDFLNSFEVQSFNLPFVTDGLFGYMAYDAVQFFETIRFRQPLEEARRIPLILYQSFRFMIVINHFKDEMYVLEHCPEGEESDLERFLDIIENRNVPSYPFYTVGQELSNFTDDEFRAVIDAAKEHCQKGDVFQLVLSRRFEQPFRGDEFNVYRTLRSINPSPYLFFFDYGSFKLFGSSPEAQIVIKNREATIYPIAGTFRRTGNDQADYEQAKRLFADPKENAEHVMLVDLARNDLSRHGKDVKVEVFKEIQYYSHVIHLVSKVSARLKSGVPSLQLVADTFPAGTLSGAPKYRAMELIDTYEKGARGYYGGCIGYLGFNGDFNQAIMIRSFLSKDYRLYSQAGAGIVAKSSTESELQEVNNKLAALKQAIHYAEEIFKK from the coding sequence ATGATGCCTCTTTCATCAGTCAACACCCCCAAAAAACACCGTTTGCGCACGCGGCTACACCGTCAGCTGGCAGATACACACACCCCTGTGAACTTGTACCTTAAACTGCGCGACAAGTTTGTGAATACCTTGCTGCTCGAAAGCTCGGATTATCACGGCGGCGAAAACTCTTATTCCTACATCTGCGTGGCACCCATTGCCCGCTTTGCCGTGCACAACTATGAAATACAAACCACCTATCCCGATGGTAGCAGTTACAGGCAAGTAGTGGAGCAGCCTGAGCAGGTACTGCAGTCTCTATTAGATTTTTTAAACAGCTTTGAAGTTCAAAGTTTTAATTTACCCTTCGTTACAGACGGTCTATTTGGCTACATGGCATATGATGCCGTGCAGTTTTTTGAAACCATCCGCTTTCGGCAGCCTTTAGAAGAAGCCCGCCGCATCCCTTTGATACTGTATCAGAGCTTCCGTTTTATGATAGTCATCAATCACTTTAAAGATGAGATGTATGTGCTGGAGCATTGCCCCGAAGGCGAAGAGAGCGACTTAGAACGCTTCCTCGATATCATAGAGAATCGCAATGTACCGAGTTATCCGTTTTATACGGTAGGGCAGGAGCTTTCCAACTTTACCGACGATGAATTTCGGGCGGTCATAGATGCGGCAAAAGAGCACTGTCAAAAGGGCGATGTGTTTCAGCTGGTGCTGTCGCGCCGTTTTGAACAGCCCTTCCGTGGCGATGAGTTCAATGTATATCGCACTTTGCGTTCTATCAACCCTTCGCCTTACCTCTTTTTCTTTGATTACGGTTCTTTTAAGCTGTTCGGTTCGTCGCCCGAAGCACAGATTGTCATCAAAAACCGCGAGGCAACCATTTACCCCATTGCGGGTACTTTCCGCCGCACCGGCAACGACCAAGCCGACTACGAGCAAGCCAAGCGCCTTTTTGCCGACCCCAAAGAAAATGCCGAGCATGTGATGCTGGTCGATTTGGCACGCAACGACCTTAGTCGCCATGGCAAAGACGTAAAAGTAGAAGTATTCAAGGAGATACAATACTATTCGCATGTGATTCATTTGGTATCGAAGGTAAGTGCGCGTCTGAAGTCTGGGGTGCCTTCTTTGCAGCTGGTGGCTGACACCTTCCCAGCAGGGACCTTGAGCGGTGCCCCCAAATACCGGGCAATGGAGCTCATCGATACCTATGAAAAAGGGGCACGCGGCTATTATGGCGGTTGTATTGGCTATTTGGGCTTTAATGGTGATTTCAACCAAGCCATTATGATTCGCTCTTTCCTGAGCAAGGACTATCGCCTCTATTCACAGGCGGGGGCGGGTATCGTAGCGAAGTCCTCAACCGAAAGTGAGCTGCAGGAAGTAAACAACAAACTGGCAGCTTTGAAACAGGCAATTCATTATGCAGAAGAAATATTTAAAAAATAA
- a CDS encoding anthranilate synthase component II — MKILVLDNYDSFTYNLVHLLYELGLEEAVEVFRNDEISLEAVDAYDKILLSPGPGLPSEAGIMPALIQRYAPTKSILGVCLGHQAIGEAFGARLLNLPEVLHGVASAMHPLVADRLFEGVPAPFQAAHYHSWVIDREGFPHEQLEMIAQDEQGHIMAVRHRLYDVRGVQFHPESILTEYGKQMLHNWLSLNPSSLKAMDVSAGKLPV, encoded by the coding sequence ATGAAAATCCTTGTACTAGACAATTACGACTCTTTTACTTACAATCTGGTGCATTTGCTCTATGAGCTGGGCTTAGAAGAAGCCGTGGAGGTGTTTCGCAATGATGAAATTTCATTGGAAGCCGTGGACGCCTACGACAAAATACTGTTGTCGCCGGGTCCGGGCTTGCCTTCCGAAGCAGGCATCATGCCGGCGCTCATTCAACGCTATGCACCCACAAAGTCCATTTTAGGGGTTTGTTTGGGACATCAAGCCATTGGAGAGGCTTTTGGTGCCCGTCTGTTGAATCTACCTGAAGTGCTGCATGGGGTAGCTTCAGCTATGCATCCCTTAGTTGCCGACCGTTTGTTTGAGGGCGTACCTGCCCCTTTCCAAGCGGCGCATTACCATTCATGGGTCATTGACCGGGAAGGCTTTCCGCATGAGCAGCTGGAAATGATTGCCCAAGATGAGCAAGGGCATATCATGGCGGTGCGCCACCGTCTGTACGATGTGCGTGGGGTACAGTTTCATCCCGAATCTATTCTGACCGAATACGGCAAGCAAATGCTGCACAATTGGTTGTCTCTCAATCCTTCTTCCTTAAAAGCTATGGATGTGTCTGCCGGTAAACTTCCGGTTTGA
- the trpD gene encoding anthranilate phosphoribosyltransferase, protein MKEILSYLLDYKTLTKAEAKTVLKNIAHGHYAPAQVAAFMTIYMMRSITVEELEGFRDAMLELCVPVDLSAYEVIDLCGTGGDGKNTFNISTLASLVVAAAGQPVAKHGNYGVSSVCGSSNVLEALGVQFTNDEQQLRRQIEEAGICFLHAPLFHPAMKNVAPVRRELGVKTFFNMLGPMVNPAFPSKQMVGVFNMELLRLYAYLYQRSGKQFAIVHSLAGYDEVSLTSAFKMMTHETEVIMEPEMLGFPRLQAEELHGGATVEEAAALFLHILKGEGTPAQEAAVVANAAVALHVAGLYASLDDCRAAAFEALKSGEALRRLKKIQSLNQNNTKTVQL, encoded by the coding sequence ATGAAAGAAATACTCTCTTATTTGCTCGACTATAAAACCCTTACCAAAGCAGAAGCCAAAACAGTGCTCAAGAACATAGCACACGGGCATTATGCCCCTGCCCAAGTGGCAGCTTTCATGACCATCTACATGATGCGAAGCATTACGGTAGAAGAACTCGAGGGTTTTCGTGATGCCATGCTGGAGCTGTGTGTGCCTGTGGACCTGTCGGCATACGAGGTGATAGATTTATGTGGCACTGGCGGCGACGGTAAAAATACTTTCAACATATCTACGCTGGCATCTTTGGTGGTGGCAGCTGCCGGACAGCCCGTGGCAAAACATGGCAACTATGGAGTATCGTCGGTGTGCGGTTCTTCCAATGTACTGGAAGCCTTGGGTGTGCAGTTTACCAACGATGAGCAGCAGCTGCGCCGTCAGATAGAAGAAGCTGGCATTTGTTTCCTGCATGCCCCTTTGTTTCATCCGGCTATGAAAAATGTAGCGCCGGTGCGGCGCGAGTTGGGTGTGAAGACCTTTTTCAATATGCTGGGACCGATGGTAAATCCTGCCTTTCCTTCCAAACAGATGGTGGGGGTATTCAACATGGAGCTGCTGCGCTTATATGCCTATCTCTATCAGCGTAGCGGCAAGCAGTTTGCCATTGTACACAGCCTTGCTGGCTATGATGAAGTGTCGTTGACCTCTGCCTTCAAAATGATGACCCATGAAACCGAAGTGATTATGGAGCCCGAAATGCTGGGATTTCCCCGCTTGCAAGCCGAAGAGCTACATGGAGGGGCTACCGTCGAAGAAGCCGCAGCTTTGTTTTTACACATTTTGAAAGGCGAAGGCACGCCCGCGCAAGAAGCCGCCGTGGTTGCCAATGCCGCCGTGGCACTGCATGTAGCAGGTTTGTATGCCTCGCTCGACGATTGCCGCGCAGCCGCTTTCGAAGCCCTGAAAAGTGGCGAAGCCCTGCGCCGGCTTAAAAAAATTCAATCTTTAAATCAAAACAATACTAAAACTGTCCAGCTATGA
- the trpC gene encoding indole-3-glycerol phosphate synthase TrpC: MTSTILDLIVMNKRAEVQARRKVQTIEQLSRKPLFGRATLSLKKNLLAQPFGIIAEFKRNSPSKGALKPKANAQEIVLAYEQAGAAGVSILTDKPFFDGELLDLQVGRSATALPILRKDFIIDEYQLYEAKAYGADVVLLIANILSTKEIQFFTQQAHDLGLEVLCEVHNMEDLDKAMEAPVDIIGVNNRNLKTFEVSLEHSKQLAAYIPEDTVRISESGLRSAEDLVELIQCGYRGFLIGEAFMISPQPGDSCRRLIEATRRRLQEVNAL; the protein is encoded by the coding sequence ATGACCTCCACGATTTTAGATTTGATTGTCATGAACAAGCGTGCCGAAGTGCAGGCACGTCGCAAAGTACAAACCATAGAGCAACTGAGTCGAAAGCCGCTCTTTGGTAGAGCAACCCTCTCTCTGAAAAAGAACTTACTGGCGCAGCCATTTGGCATTATTGCCGAGTTTAAGCGCAACTCGCCTTCAAAGGGTGCTTTGAAGCCCAAAGCCAATGCACAAGAAATTGTCTTGGCTTATGAGCAAGCAGGGGCAGCGGGTGTTTCTATCCTGACCGACAAGCCTTTTTTTGATGGCGAATTGCTTGACCTTCAGGTGGGCAGAAGCGCCACCGCCTTGCCTATTTTGCGCAAAGATTTCATCATAGACGAATATCAGCTCTACGAAGCCAAAGCATATGGTGCCGATGTGGTGCTGCTGATTGCCAACATATTGAGCACAAAAGAAATACAATTCTTTACACAGCAAGCCCACGATTTGGGCTTGGAGGTCTTGTGCGAGGTGCACAATATGGAGGATTTGGACAAAGCCATGGAAGCCCCCGTGGACATCATAGGCGTGAATAACCGCAACCTGAAGACCTTTGAAGTAAGCCTTGAACATTCGAAACAGTTGGCAGCTTACATCCCCGAAGACACCGTGCGCATTTCTGAAAGCGGCTTACGTAGCGCCGAAGATTTGGTAGAGCTTATACAGTGCGGTTATCGCGGTTTTCTAATAGGTGAAGCCTTTATGATAAGCCCACAACCGGGCGACAGCTGCCGCCGCTTGATAGAGGCTACACGGCGTCGTTTGCAAGAAGTAAATGCGCTATGA
- a CDS encoding phosphoribosylanthranilate isomerase, which yields MMPLVKICGMRQTAQIIECERLGVPYLGFIYYPRSPRFVGEQFVMPALKRVKKVGVVVNASLEQVAYLVRRDSLSVVQLHGDESPAYCQALRQSLSVKLWKVFPVGEALPSVQSLQAYVPYVDAFLFDTAGAQRGGNGQVFSWQLLAGYSLPTPLWISGGLGLHNMSALCDFLRAHPHLPVEGLDFNSALELSPGNKDMQKVCDLLKYFELKSEQI from the coding sequence ATGATGCCTTTAGTAAAAATATGCGGTATGCGCCAAACGGCGCAGATTATAGAATGTGAGCGCTTGGGAGTGCCTTATCTGGGTTTTATCTACTACCCCCGTTCGCCCCGCTTTGTGGGCGAGCAATTTGTGATGCCTGCACTTAAAAGGGTAAAAAAAGTGGGGGTGGTGGTGAATGCATCCCTTGAGCAGGTAGCGTATCTGGTGCGCCGCGATAGCTTGTCGGTAGTGCAGTTGCATGGCGATGAATCGCCTGCCTATTGTCAGGCATTGCGTCAGAGCCTGTCGGTGAAGCTTTGGAAAGTCTTTCCGGTGGGGGAGGCTTTGCCTTCTGTGCAAAGCTTGCAAGCCTATGTGCCTTATGTCGATGCTTTTCTTTTCGATACAGCAGGGGCGCAGCGGGGTGGCAATGGGCAGGTGTTTTCTTGGCAGCTTTTGGCTGGCTATTCGTTGCCTACCCCCCTATGGATAAGTGGGGGGCTGGGCTTGCACAACATGTCTGCCTTGTGCGATTTCTTGAGGGCACATCCTCATTTGCCTGTCGAAGGGCTTGACTTTAACAGTGCTCTTGAGTTGTCGCCGGGCAATAAGGATATGCAAAAAGTTTGTGATTTGCTAAAATACTTTGAACTTAAAAGTGAACAAATATGA
- the trpB gene encoding tryptophan synthase subunit beta: MIAQTKSAYAVDERGFYGRFGGAYIPELLYPNVEELQKNYLSIIESPDFQQEWRALLRDYVGRPTPLYFARRLSERYGVKIYLKREDLNHTGAHKINNTVGQILLAQRLGKKRIIAETGAGQHGVATATVCALMGMQCVVYMGAVDMERQKPNVERMRMLGAEVRPALSGSRTLKDATNEAIRDWINHPTDTHYIIGSVVGPHPYPDMVARLQAIISEEIRKQLQEKEGRAYPDYVVACVGGGSNAAGAFYHFLDLPQVQLVAVEAAGKGIDSGETAATIARGRIGILHGCKTLLMQTADGQVVEPYSISAGLDYPGIGPLHAHLHDTGRARFLAATDDEAMEAALELSRLEGIIPAIESAHALAALKKMTFEAGEVVVVSLSGRGDKDLATYIRYFGERA; encoded by the coding sequence ATGATTGCACAAACCAAAAGCGCCTATGCCGTAGATGAGCGTGGCTTTTACGGACGCTTTGGCGGGGCTTACATTCCGGAGTTGCTGTATCCAAATGTGGAAGAGCTGCAAAAAAACTACCTTTCCATCATAGAGAGTCCCGATTTTCAGCAAGAGTGGCGGGCGCTGCTGCGCGATTATGTGGGGCGTCCTACACCTCTGTATTTTGCCCGTCGCTTGTCGGAGCGTTACGGGGTGAAAATTTATTTGAAGCGTGAAGACCTGAACCATACCGGCGCACACAAAATCAATAATACCGTAGGACAGATACTATTGGCGCAACGTTTGGGCAAAAAACGGATTATAGCCGAAACCGGTGCGGGGCAACATGGGGTAGCTACTGCTACGGTGTGCGCCCTCATGGGTATGCAATGCGTGGTGTACATGGGCGCCGTAGATATGGAACGACAAAAGCCCAACGTAGAGCGTATGCGCATGTTGGGCGCAGAAGTGCGTCCGGCACTGAGCGGCAGCCGTACCCTGAAAGATGCCACCAACGAAGCAATTCGTGACTGGATTAACCATCCCACCGACACCCATTACATCATAGGGTCGGTGGTAGGACCACACCCTTACCCCGACATGGTGGCACGCCTGCAGGCAATCATCAGCGAGGAGATACGTAAGCAACTGCAGGAAAAAGAAGGGCGTGCGTATCCCGATTACGTAGTGGCTTGTGTAGGAGGAGGTAGCAATGCCGCGGGGGCTTTTTATCATTTTCTTGACCTGCCGCAGGTACAGCTGGTGGCAGTAGAGGCAGCGGGTAAGGGCATCGATTCGGGCGAAACAGCCGCCACCATTGCCCGAGGGCGCATAGGTATATTACACGGTTGCAAGACCTTGTTGATGCAAACCGCCGATGGGCAAGTAGTAGAACCTTACTCTATTTCAGCTGGCTTGGATTACCCTGGCATCGGTCCTTTGCATGCTCATTTGCATGATACTGGGCGCGCCCGCTTTCTGGCTGCCACCGATGACGAAGCCATGGAAGCAGCCTTGGAATTGAGCCGTTTAGAGGGCATCATCCCCGCCATAGAGTCGGCACATGCCTTGGCTGCCCTCAAAAAGATGACTTTCGAAGCGGGTGAGGTGGTGGTTGTGAGCCTTTCGGGGCGAGGCGACAAAGACTTGGCTACTTATATACGCTATTTTGGAGAGAGGGCTTAA
- a CDS encoding DUF1800 family protein — MPYLDPITGNLGERRARHLLRRLTYGANQARIAAFAGMNAPAALNQLFSFTLPPPPVNESGTPWVTQAPQIDEDEDRQRHLIKLWWLGRMYEEDTALERLTFFLHTVLTTKAETVGSSRAIYYQLQLFRTYLYNDFNNVNPNFNRYTQLIKKICIDNAMLVFLDGRLNEKGNPNENFARELFELFTIGKGYSIAPGNYTNYTEDDIRASSFKPSLQNSVYK; from the coding sequence ATGCCCTATTTGGATCCTATTACGGGGAACTTAGGCGAGCGGCGCGCACGCCATCTGTTGCGCCGCCTTACCTATGGCGCCAATCAGGCACGAATTGCTGCCTTTGCCGGCATGAATGCCCCTGCGGCATTAAACCAATTGTTCAGCTTTACGCTTCCGCCACCCCCAGTAAATGAAAGTGGCACCCCATGGGTCACGCAAGCCCCTCAAATCGATGAAGACGAAGACCGCCAACGCCACTTGATTAAGTTATGGTGGCTGGGACGGATGTACGAAGAAGATACTGCCCTGGAAAGGCTTACCTTTTTTCTGCATACAGTATTGACGACCAAAGCTGAAACGGTAGGCAGCAGTCGGGCTATCTATTACCAACTGCAATTGTTCCGCACCTACCTCTACAACGACTTTAACAACGTCAACCCCAACTTTAACCGCTATACCCAACTCATCAAAAAAATATGCATAGACAATGCTATGCTCGTATTTTTGGACGGGCGGCTGAATGAAAAAGGCAATCCCAACGAAAACTTTGCCCGAGAGCTGTTCGAGCTGTTCACCATAGGCAAAGGCTATAGCATCGCACCAGGCAATTACACCAACTACACCGAAGACGACATACGGGCAAGCTCATTTAAGCCCTCTCTCCAAAATAGCGTATATAAGTAG
- a CDS encoding MBL fold metallo-hydrolase, protein MKVTFLGTGTSQGVPVIGCDCAVCRSLDFRDKRLRSSVHVQVGDLSIVIDTGPDFRQQMLRANIRRLDAVLFTHEHKDHTAGLDDVRPFNFKQQRDMPLYARQHVIEQLKREFAYAFAEHKYPGVPQLKVHVIDNQPFTIEGVEIIPIEVMHYKLPVLGYRIGDFAYITDANYIAPEEKEKLKGLDVLVLNALRRKEHISHFTLEQALAIIEELKPQRAYLIHISHQMGLHREVEAELPPNVHLAYDGLCLSIPCGESQYTHVQKGSH, encoded by the coding sequence ATAAAAGTAACTTTTTTGGGAACGGGCACCTCGCAGGGAGTGCCTGTGATTGGCTGTGATTGTGCTGTATGTCGCTCTTTGGATTTCAGGGATAAAAGGCTGCGTTCTTCGGTGCATGTACAAGTAGGCGATTTAAGCATAGTCATAGATACCGGACCAGACTTTCGTCAGCAGATGCTGCGCGCCAACATACGTCGATTGGATGCCGTTTTGTTTACTCATGAGCATAAAGACCATACCGCAGGCTTGGACGACGTGCGTCCGTTTAACTTTAAGCAACAGCGCGACATGCCTTTGTATGCCCGTCAACATGTAATAGAGCAGTTGAAGCGTGAGTTTGCTTATGCCTTTGCCGAACACAAATATCCGGGTGTGCCACAGCTGAAAGTGCATGTTATCGATAACCAACCCTTTACAATAGAGGGCGTTGAAATTATCCCTATTGAAGTGATGCACTATAAGCTGCCGGTTTTAGGCTATCGCATAGGTGATTTCGCCTACATTACCGATGCCAATTATATTGCTCCAGAGGAAAAAGAGAAGCTTAAAGGTTTGGATGTGTTGGTACTGAATGCCTTACGTAGGAAAGAGCATATCTCTCACTTTACACTTGAACAAGCTTTAGCAATTATAGAAGAACTTAAACCGCAGCGGGCATACTTGATTCATATCAGCCACCAGATGGGGTTGCATCGCGAGGTGGAAGCTGAGTTGCCCCCAAATGTGCATTTGGCTTATGATGGTTTGTGCCTGTCAATACCCTGTGGTGAATCGCAATACACTCATGTACAAAAGGGTAGCCATTAA